The following are from one region of the Hemitrygon akajei chromosome 31, sHemAka1.3, whole genome shotgun sequence genome:
- the mpst gene encoding 3-mercaptopyruvate sulfurtransferase produces the protein MAWVRSVVSSAWLAEAIRTAKAGTLRVLDCSWYLPTVPRNGRKEFEERHIPGAAFFDLDECSDTSSPYDHMMPPAEHFGQYVGALGIGNATHVVVYDASDWGMFCSPRVWWMFRAFGHRRVSVLDGGLKLWCRQGLPVTAEIQQLPPAQFQPQPRPCVVKSFEQVLDNIDSKEFQLVDSRPSGRFQGTQPEPRPGFDPGHIPGSVNIPFIEFLDPETLRIKSEKELRSIFEERGVDLSRPLVGTCGTGISACHIALAANLCGQDDVMIYDGAWVEWFKRANPSYIISVKSEKTG, from the exons ATGGCGTGGGTACGCAGCGTCGTGTCTTCAGCCTGGCTGGCTGAGGCTATCCGCACGGCCAAGGCGGGCACGCTGCGGGTGCTGGATTGCTCCTGGTACCTGCCCACGGTGCCGCGCAACGGCAGGAAGGAGTTCGAGGAGCGGCACATCCCGGGGGCCGCTTTCTTCGACCTTGACGAGTGCAGCGACACCTCGTCGCCCTACGACCACATGATGCCGCCGGCCGAGCACTTCGGCCAGTACGTGGGAGCCCTGGGCATCGGCAACGCCACGCACGTCGTGGTCTACGACGCCAGCGATTGGGGGATGTTCTGCTCGCCGCGGGTCTGGTGGATGTTCCGGGCTTTCGGGCACAGACGGGTGTCGGTGCTGGACGGGGGGTTGAAGCTCTGGTGCCGCCAGGGTCTGCCGGTCACCGCCGAGATTCAGCAGCTGCCTCCCGCCCAGTTCCAGCCGCAGCCCCGACCCTGTGTTGTCAAGAGCTTCGAGCAGGTCCTGGACAACATTGACAGCAAGGAGTTCCAGTTGGTGGATTCCAGACCCTCGGGCAGGTTCCAAGGCACCCAACCTGAGCCCAGACCAG GTTTCGACCCTGGTCACATCCCAGGCAGTGTCAATATCCCTTTCATTGAATTCTTGGACCCAGAGACTCTAAGGATCAAGAGTGAGAAGGAGCTGCGGAGCATCTTTGAAGAGCGTGGTGTGGACCTGTCCAGACCGCTGGTGGGCACCTGTGGCACAGGGATCTCTGCCTGCCACATCGCTCTTGCTGCCAACCTCTGCGGGCAAGACGACGTGATGATCTACGATGGCGCCTGGGTGGAGTGGTTCAAAAGAGCTAACCCGAGTTACATCATCTCGGTGAAAAGTGAGAAAACTGGGTAA